The following proteins come from a genomic window of Streptomyces liliiviolaceus:
- a CDS encoding Asp23/Gls24 family envelope stress response protein, giving the protein MTAHTDPPNADTGGVDDEQLPCGRLLSRVWDDWEQQTDDPHRQTCPHCRQAVLDLDDLEFAVRGLRDETADGYASEVTSLTRRVMEVVRLELRPGRPVPLGEPDEDLWIMEAVAARALRAAAETVPGVRAGSCRLLPLSSSGTADGPVEVRLGIHAPAGVSLPELAEEVRRRVREAADRELGVAVATIDVHVTDLIDTADDSQEGRAR; this is encoded by the coding sequence ATGACCGCTCACACCGACCCGCCCAACGCGGACACCGGCGGCGTCGACGACGAGCAGCTGCCGTGCGGCAGGCTGCTGTCCCGGGTCTGGGACGACTGGGAGCAGCAGACCGACGACCCGCACCGGCAGACCTGCCCGCACTGCCGGCAGGCCGTCCTCGATCTCGACGATCTGGAGTTCGCGGTTCGCGGCCTGCGCGACGAGACGGCGGACGGCTACGCGTCCGAGGTGACGTCGCTGACGCGGCGCGTCATGGAGGTCGTACGTCTCGAACTGCGTCCCGGCCGCCCCGTACCGCTCGGCGAGCCCGACGAGGATCTGTGGATCATGGAAGCGGTCGCTGCCCGCGCCCTGCGTGCGGCGGCCGAGACAGTCCCCGGTGTACGGGCCGGTTCCTGTCGTCTCCTCCCCCTCTCGTCCTCGGGCACCGCCGACGGGCCGGTCGAGGTCCGGCTGGGCATTCACGCCCCGGCCGGCGTCTCGCTGCCGGAGCTCGCCGAAGAGGTGCGCAGGCGGGTCCGGGAGGCCGCGGACCGTGAGCTCGGCGTGGCCGTGGCGACGATAGACGTCCATGTCACCGACCTGATCGACACCGCGGACGACAGCCAGGAAGGTCGTGCCCGATGA
- a CDS encoding anti-sigma factor encodes MTTADLHTLTGAYALHALSDEEREAFERHLGECEPCAQETAELSATAARLGLAVSLPPRPAMREDVLRQIRTVRQEGPGGPALPRRARTASLGRPVSRWALAACLAAAAALGGTAVWQHERAEDALEQARRADRGANDIAAVLTAPDARSRTTKLAGGATGTVVVSDSRDRAVFMASGMTEPPRGKVYQLWFDDDGSMRSAGLMDPASTSQAVLMKGAVAGASGMGVTVEPKGGSEEPTSTPLALLNLPA; translated from the coding sequence GTGACCACTGCGGATCTGCACACATTGACCGGCGCCTACGCCCTGCACGCCCTGTCCGACGAGGAACGCGAGGCGTTCGAGCGGCACCTCGGGGAGTGCGAGCCGTGCGCGCAGGAGACGGCCGAACTCTCCGCCACCGCCGCCCGGTTGGGACTCGCGGTCTCCCTGCCGCCCCGCCCCGCCATGCGAGAGGACGTACTGCGGCAGATCCGGACCGTGCGGCAGGAGGGCCCCGGCGGCCCGGCCCTGCCGCGCCGCGCACGGACGGCATCGCTCGGGCGCCCGGTGTCGCGCTGGGCGCTGGCCGCCTGTCTCGCGGCGGCCGCCGCGCTGGGCGGTACCGCGGTGTGGCAGCACGAACGTGCCGAGGACGCCCTGGAGCAGGCGCGCCGGGCCGACCGGGGAGCGAACGACATCGCGGCCGTGCTCACGGCCCCGGACGCCAGGAGCCGGACCACGAAACTGGCGGGTGGCGCCACGGGGACCGTCGTCGTCTCCGACAGCCGTGACAGGGCCGTCTTCATGGCCTCCGGGATGACCGAGCCGCCTCGGGGCAAGGTCTACCAGCTCTGGTTCGACGACGACGGCAGCATGCGGTCCGCCGGTCTGATGGACCCCGCGAGCACCAGCCAGGCCGTCCTGATGAAGGGCGCCGTGGCCGGGGCGTCGGGCATGGGGGTCACGGTCGAGCCGAAGGGCGGCTCCGAGGAACCGACCTCCACCCCGCTCGCCCTGCTGAACCTGCCCGCGTGA
- a CDS encoding sigma-70 family RNA polymerase sigma factor, which yields MNELAQIGRHHSADPDLQELLRRVALGDEQAFASVYDAVVSSVLGVVRAVLRDRAQSEEVAQEVLVEVWRKAPRFRTDRGTAINWILTMAHQRAVDRVRSVEAATARDHKAAQLDRTPEYDEVTEQVEARLEREQVRRCLRTLTDIQRQAVDLAYYRGLTYREVAEALALPLGTVKTRLRDGLIRLRDCLGVTA from the coding sequence GTGAACGAACTCGCCCAGATCGGCAGGCACCACTCGGCTGACCCCGATCTGCAGGAGTTGCTGCGGCGTGTGGCTCTGGGCGACGAGCAGGCGTTCGCCTCGGTGTACGACGCCGTGGTGAGCTCGGTCCTCGGGGTCGTCCGCGCGGTCCTGAGGGACCGCGCCCAGTCGGAGGAAGTGGCCCAGGAGGTTCTGGTGGAGGTGTGGCGCAAGGCCCCGCGCTTCCGCACGGACCGCGGCACGGCCATCAACTGGATCCTCACGATGGCCCACCAGCGGGCGGTCGACCGGGTGCGCTCGGTGGAGGCCGCGACCGCCCGGGACCACAAGGCGGCCCAACTGGACCGCACGCCCGAGTACGACGAGGTGACCGAGCAGGTGGAGGCACGGCTGGAGCGGGAACAGGTGCGGCGCTGTCTGCGCACGCTGACCGACATCCAGCGTCAGGCCGTGGACCTCGCGTACTACCGCGGGCTCACCTACCGGGAGGTGGCCGAAGCACTGGCGCTTCCGCTGGGCACGGTCAAGACCCGGCTGCGGGACGGCCTCATCCGACTGCGTGACTGCCTGGGGGTGACCGCGTGA
- a CDS encoding alpha/beta fold hydrolase, with protein sequence MTLHEQASTDESAGVHAPALAVRRLPRSPRAAVLFLHGGRSDSRAPSRPWHLAAVRMKPFVRAVARATPDDDVLLAEVRYRVRGWNGGDADALRDARRALEELQRLAPDVPVVLVGHSMGGRAALRAAGAPQVHGVLALAPWCPEGEPVAQLREKEVVVLHGDRDRVTDPRLSKAFAHRARAAGARAAFVDMVGGDHAMLRHAGDWHRTAVSTVLQMVPPAAETTGVTGTTGATGATGVSGH encoded by the coding sequence ATGACACTGCACGAACAGGCGTCCACCGATGAGTCGGCGGGCGTGCACGCCCCCGCGCTCGCGGTGCGGCGTCTGCCCCGCTCACCCCGTGCCGCCGTCCTGTTCCTGCACGGGGGCAGGTCCGACAGCCGTGCCCCGTCCCGCCCCTGGCACCTCGCGGCCGTGCGGATGAAACCCTTCGTACGCGCCGTGGCCCGTGCGACACCGGACGACGACGTCCTGCTGGCGGAGGTGCGCTACCGCGTACGGGGCTGGAACGGCGGTGACGCCGACGCTCTGCGGGACGCGCGGCGGGCGCTCGAAGAGCTGCAGCGGCTGGCTCCGGACGTCCCGGTCGTTCTCGTTGGGCACTCGATGGGCGGCCGCGCCGCGCTGCGTGCGGCGGGCGCGCCCCAGGTCCACGGCGTGCTGGCGCTGGCTCCCTGGTGCCCCGAGGGCGAGCCGGTGGCCCAGCTGCGGGAGAAGGAGGTCGTCGTGCTGCACGGGGACCGCGACCGTGTCACGGATCCCCGTCTGTCCAAGGCGTTCGCGCACCGGGCCCGGGCCGCGGGTGCCCGGGCGGCGTTCGTGGACATGGTGGGCGGTGACCACGCGATGCTCCGGCACGCCGGGGACTGGCACCGCACCGCGGTCTCCACCGTCCTGCAGATGGTGCCACCGGCCGCCGAAACCACCGGGGTTACCGGGACCACCGGAGCTACCGGGGCTACCGGGGTGTCAGGACACTGA
- a CDS encoding VOC family protein codes for MDRETSCQLFALSFDAKEPASLARFWSRFLDWETVDDPQDGIVLLPGDDTGFRLRFLPSQEPKTGQNRTHFDLTSTSLEDQRRTVDRALALGARHIDIGQLPEEEHVVLADPEGNEFCVIEPGNNFLADCGFIGALACDGSQEVGYFWSKALGWPLVWDQDQETAIRSPHGGPKVTWGGPPLEPRTGRDRLRFDLAPTAHGDLSTEVDRLLSLGAKRLGTGQDETGSVTLTDPDGNEFSVLTPR; via the coding sequence ATGGACCGGGAAACGAGTTGTCAGCTGTTCGCGCTCAGCTTCGACGCGAAGGAACCCGCGAGTCTCGCGCGGTTCTGGTCACGCTTCCTCGACTGGGAGACGGTCGACGATCCGCAGGACGGCATCGTGCTCCTGCCCGGCGACGACACCGGGTTCCGCCTCCGCTTCCTGCCGTCGCAGGAGCCGAAGACCGGCCAGAACCGGACGCACTTCGATCTGACGAGCACGTCCCTGGAGGATCAGCGGCGGACAGTGGATCGGGCGCTGGCGCTCGGCGCACGGCACATCGACATCGGCCAGCTCCCGGAAGAGGAGCACGTGGTGCTCGCGGATCCGGAGGGCAACGAGTTCTGCGTCATCGAGCCGGGCAACAACTTCCTCGCCGACTGCGGCTTCATCGGAGCGCTGGCCTGCGACGGCTCGCAGGAGGTCGGGTATTTCTGGAGCAAGGCACTCGGCTGGCCCCTGGTCTGGGACCAGGATCAGGAGACCGCGATCCGCTCTCCGCACGGCGGACCGAAGGTCACGTGGGGCGGGCCGCCGCTGGAGCCGAGGACGGGCCGGGACCGGCTGCGCTTCGACCTCGCTCCCACCGCCCACGGTGACCTGAGCACGGAGGTCGACCGGCTGCTCTCCCTCGGGGCGAAGCGCCTCGGCACCGGCCAGGACGAAACCGGCAGCGTGACGCTGACCGACCCCGACGGCAACGAGTTCAGTGTCCTGACACCCCGGTAG
- a CDS encoding ABC transporter ATP-binding protein has translation MSDLRRLEERARDARRPHAGADDGLVVCDNLVRVYRTDEVEVQALQGLDLVVEEGECMALVGASGSGKSTLLSILSGLDLPTAGRARVAGHDLLALRRRERLGYRRHTVGFVWQQTGRNLLPYLTALENVALPMKYVRVPRRKRAARAAELLDVLGVAYCRDRRPAELSGGEQQRVAVAVATANAPRVLLADEPTGELDTASGEEVFAALRRANEELGATVLVVTHDPLVSEQVRRTVRIRDGRTSTETLRGPGGGGAEEYTVLDRAGRLQLPRDHVERYGLRGRVRLTAEPDHVGVWPDRAHDSDPSA, from the coding sequence GTGAGCGACCTGCGGCGGCTGGAGGAGCGGGCCCGTGATGCCCGGCGACCGCACGCGGGCGCCGACGACGGACTCGTCGTCTGCGACAACCTGGTCCGCGTCTACCGCACCGACGAGGTCGAGGTCCAGGCGCTCCAGGGCCTCGACCTGGTCGTCGAGGAGGGCGAGTGCATGGCGCTCGTCGGCGCCTCCGGCTCCGGCAAGTCGACCCTGCTGTCCATCCTCTCCGGACTCGACCTGCCCACGGCGGGCCGCGCCCGGGTCGCCGGACACGACCTGCTGGCCCTGCGGCGACGCGAGCGGCTCGGCTACCGCCGGCACACCGTCGGCTTCGTCTGGCAGCAGACGGGGCGCAACCTGCTGCCGTATCTGACGGCCCTGGAGAACGTGGCGCTGCCGATGAAGTACGTGCGGGTGCCGCGCCGCAAGCGGGCCGCGCGCGCCGCCGAACTCCTCGACGTGCTCGGCGTCGCGTACTGCCGCGACCGGCGTCCCGCCGAACTCTCCGGCGGCGAACAGCAGCGCGTGGCCGTCGCGGTCGCCACGGCCAACGCGCCGCGGGTGCTGCTCGCCGACGAACCCACGGGCGAACTCGACACCGCGAGCGGCGAGGAGGTCTTCGCGGCACTGCGCCGCGCCAACGAGGAACTCGGCGCCACCGTCCTCGTCGTCACCCACGACCCCCTCGTCTCCGAACAGGTCCGCCGCACGGTCCGCATCCGCGACGGCCGTACGTCGACGGAGACCCTGCGCGGGCCGGGCGGCGGGGGCGCCGAGGAGTACACCGTCCTGGACCGCGCGGGCCGCCTCCAGCTGCCCCGGGACCACGTGGAGCGTTACGGTCTGCGCGGCCGCGTACGTCTGACGGCGGAACCGGACCATGTGGGCGTCTGGCCCGACCGGGCCCACGACTCCGACCCCTCGGCGTGA
- a CDS encoding FtsX-like permease family protein yields MREARVDLPFLVCLAVLVALLTAVAAAGPALLDRLAGRALASRLAQEQRAEPGIRFGAQFEPAPRQGSDAWASDLAEDLLPVTDLIVSAAPEALDGGLVHDSTRVALPTLATATAAGKVGLGLLYASDAPGRASYAEGRPPDPDGERVEIALSTRTRDALRLRLGQRLPLRPGALRNVEATAVVVGFFMADGGNSERAEREEKAERGEGAEGERADASGSDPGSDLASATGRAPGSGMGDASPGDRLWREQPALARPSRHPPRSASGLAWEARALVAPRTVTALQAQAGATLTVTWGMRLDLDTGTAARFADDRGQRELQRLLTAYPDDARSVFCGDIADFGGMYCEIGLHPASTLRDGTHLPDVVTDFGRQWRQGRVVISFALASLLVVGLLAAAVTALLAVRRSLDAHRLQRARGASATGLALARAAQIAPAALLGLLAGIAAARSLPGPSPAYRQGLPVAVLVWLLLPALTWHALRERAVRAGPEPAPYAAGRRVVAEAAVLVLAAAGVFALRSRGTAGEAGPDPLLAAVPALLGLATVAVLVRVYPLPVRVLARWSARRRGVVALVALSRAAKEAPARALALLVLVVTLAGAVFGGLVAGTLADGRRAAAAWQVGADASYLGAGRASDIAERLGQVRGVEDTVGVRQLRVDPTSASSGNRYGVASLDGVDGARLRAAAPGSAAARALDDAGLTGPRTGEDIRVLATGARTGDLFTFASHGRELRLRVVGVLPEDVRHDPALGPVCGTTPARERMLLTDNRDLAAIEASDFEGTALLLYGPHLDVGALRSLVPRASGDTALGELRIRSEEQADAAADGMIDVLRGAHTTCTALAVLLALLALVLELLLSAPARGRTTAYLRTLGLGGRATSGLYLLQLLPMVLAAVTGGIALGLTLPALLGPALDLREFTGGPAAPTPHPDLLLTAALGAGLGVLVLAAVGVETWIGRRRGLGAVLRLGRNGD; encoded by the coding sequence GTGCGCGAGGCACGCGTCGATCTGCCGTTCCTGGTCTGCCTGGCCGTGCTGGTGGCGCTGCTCACCGCGGTCGCCGCCGCCGGCCCCGCGCTCCTCGACCGGCTCGCCGGGCGCGCCCTCGCCTCCCGGCTGGCCCAGGAACAGCGGGCCGAGCCCGGCATCCGGTTCGGCGCGCAGTTCGAACCGGCACCGAGGCAAGGCTCCGACGCCTGGGCGAGCGACCTGGCCGAGGATCTGCTCCCGGTCACCGATCTGATCGTGAGCGCGGCCCCCGAGGCCCTCGACGGCGGCCTCGTACACGACTCCACCCGGGTCGCCCTGCCGACCCTCGCCACCGCGACGGCCGCCGGGAAGGTGGGCCTCGGCCTGCTGTACGCCTCCGACGCGCCGGGGCGGGCCTCCTACGCCGAGGGACGACCGCCCGACCCGGACGGTGAGCGCGTCGAGATCGCCCTCTCCACCCGGACGCGCGACGCGCTGCGCCTGCGTCTCGGACAGCGACTGCCGCTGCGGCCCGGCGCGTTGAGGAACGTCGAAGCCACGGCGGTCGTCGTCGGCTTCTTCATGGCGGACGGCGGTAACTCCGAGAGGGCGGAGAGGGAGGAGAAGGCGGAGAGGGGCGAGGGGGCCGAGGGGGAGCGCGCCGACGCCTCAGGCAGTGACCCGGGCAGCGACTTGGCCAGTGCTACGGGCAGGGCTCCGGGCAGTGGCATGGGGGATGCCTCGCCCGGCGACCGGCTGTGGCGTGAACAGCCGGCGCTGGCACGCCCGTCCAGGCATCCGCCGCGCAGCGCCTCCGGGCTCGCCTGGGAGGCCCGCGCCCTCGTCGCGCCCCGCACCGTCACCGCTCTCCAGGCACAGGCCGGTGCCACGCTGACCGTCACCTGGGGGATGCGCCTGGACCTCGACACGGGCACCGCCGCACGGTTCGCCGACGACCGGGGACAACGCGAACTGCAGCGGCTGCTCACCGCCTACCCGGACGACGCCCGGTCCGTCTTCTGCGGCGACATCGCCGACTTCGGCGGCATGTACTGCGAGATCGGCCTGCACCCCGCCTCCACCCTGCGCGACGGCACGCACCTGCCCGACGTGGTCACCGACTTCGGCCGCCAGTGGCGGCAGGGCCGTGTGGTGATCTCCTTCGCTCTCGCGTCCCTGCTGGTCGTCGGCCTGCTCGCCGCCGCGGTCACCGCACTGCTCGCGGTACGCCGCAGTCTCGACGCCCACCGGCTGCAGCGCGCCCGCGGCGCCTCCGCGACCGGACTCGCGCTGGCGAGAGCGGCACAGATCGCGCCGGCCGCGCTGCTCGGACTCCTGGCGGGCATCGCCGCCGCACGTTCGCTGCCGGGCCCCTCACCCGCGTACCGGCAAGGTCTTCCGGTCGCCGTACTCGTCTGGCTGCTGCTGCCCGCCCTCACCTGGCACGCCCTGCGCGAGCGTGCCGTCCGCGCCGGGCCCGAGCCGGCCCCCTACGCGGCAGGGCGCCGCGTCGTCGCCGAGGCGGCGGTACTCGTCCTCGCCGCGGCCGGTGTGTTCGCGCTGCGTTCCCGGGGCACGGCCGGGGAGGCCGGGCCCGACCCGCTGCTCGCCGCCGTGCCCGCGCTGCTCGGACTGGCCACCGTCGCCGTCCTGGTGCGCGTCTACCCGCTGCCCGTACGGGTCCTCGCGCGCTGGTCGGCCCGGCGGCGCGGAGTCGTGGCACTCGTCGCGCTCTCCCGGGCCGCGAAGGAGGCGCCCGCGCGGGCACTCGCGCTGCTGGTCCTGGTGGTGACGCTGGCCGGAGCGGTGTTCGGCGGCCTGGTGGCCGGGACCCTGGCGGACGGACGCCGGGCCGCGGCCGCATGGCAGGTCGGCGCCGACGCCTCCTACCTCGGCGCGGGCCGCGCTTCCGACATCGCCGAACGGCTCGGCCAGGTGCGCGGAGTGGAGGACACCGTCGGCGTCCGCCAGTTGCGGGTCGACCCGACGAGCGCGAGCAGCGGCAACCGGTACGGCGTGGCGAGCCTGGACGGCGTCGACGGCGCCCGACTGCGGGCGGCGGCCCCCGGCTCGGCGGCGGCGCGCGCACTCGACGACGCCGGGCTGACCGGACCCCGTACCGGCGAGGACATCCGGGTCCTGGCCACCGGGGCCCGCACCGGCGACCTGTTCACCTTCGCCTCCCACGGCAGAGAACTGCGTCTGCGCGTCGTCGGCGTGCTTCCCGAGGACGTACGCCACGACCCGGCGCTGGGCCCGGTCTGCGGCACGACGCCGGCCCGGGAACGCATGCTGCTCACCGACAACCGCGACCTCGCGGCCATCGAGGCGAGCGACTTCGAGGGCACCGCGCTGCTGCTGTACGGCCCGCACCTGGACGTGGGAGCCCTGCGGTCCCTGGTGCCGCGCGCCTCCGGCGACACCGCCCTCGGTGAACTGCGTATCCGCTCCGAGGAACAGGCCGACGCCGCCGCCGACGGCATGATCGACGTGCTGCGGGGCGCGCACACCACGTGCACCGCGCTCGCTGTGCTCCTCGCCCTGCTGGCACTGGTCCTGGAACTGCTGCTGTCCGCACCGGCACGCGGCCGCACCACCGCGTATCTGCGCACGCTCGGCCTCGGCGGCCGGGCCACCTCGGGGCTGTACCTGCTGCAACTGCTGCCGATGGTGCTGGCGGCCGTGACGGGCGGCATCGCCCTGGGGCTGACCTTGCCCGCGCTGCTCGGACCGGCCCTGGACCTGCGGGAGTTCACGGGCGGGCCCGCCGCCCCCACGCCCCACCCCGACCTGCTGCTGACCGCCGCCCTGGGAGCGGGGCTGGGCGTGCTGGTGCTCGCGGCGGTCGGCGTGGAGACCTGGATCGGACGGCGCCGCGGGCTCGGCGCGGTCCTGCGACTGGGGAGAAACGGTGACTGA
- a CDS encoding ABC transporter permease: MSGRRAPRAVRGTAHHGLVLGAAGLAVLLAATVLAALAALTEKAVEGGTQRRLARDPEAVVEVSGAYRPRGADEVDGLVRAAVGRAFDGVPHHTWSVLRVPAGRSAALSLTEADGRRRDDTLITLVAIQETRRHAELVSGRWPRAAAGVVETALSEVFAAELAVRPGDELRVRPDSGPQVRMRVAGLYRAGDRSPAVWAALSPTFGTPDSMVLVPRRAIAATPGLSRDADASWLGVPDTGGLRLGDIGPLKRRADAFSGSDTSLSVFRGAPVTTELDVRSTLDNALDDLTTPIAVARAGLYIPATLLAALAAALVLTARQLAEHRRPELALLAARGAGAPRLASSTAAQWAAVALPAGLAAPFLAGPLLRLLDRAGLIPGGVPATATLTAGWVAALLAVAVHGAALLLPTVRTVRDRHAVRGLRLRLGRFAGAQRLGADVALAAVAVVGWLQLRQYRSPVTGGGVDPVLILAPVAMTCAAALLVLRALPLAARVADPLARRGTGLVLPLGGWQIARRAARHAGPTLLVTLALAVAALSSTALAVLDRGDHDQAVFRVGADLRIDPGRRLPVAERRAAYTALPGATAVTPVVEANGYLDQSWTTVTGINTARGPAPALRPDLADRPVSELVAPLGRNIPAHGLPLDGPARELPLRVRLSADGPGTPVPVTLTVHFVDADGLTRASEAVLKDTGGAARTVRLRMPVDGDGARIVQLGLSMTGEKVRRTYRLSVDRVPGLTRPAAWHDLRADTPDRRVAGCPGAAPLRPPKSAPGPVLCSDRPAPGTLLDAVLRGPDTELKYPTWSVRLGTDRAEDRPAVPALADRVLLSSGTARVGDTVTMQRAGGGSARLRIVGPIDAVPGADRDRPRLLVDSRAMAAQFVLGGTLPAAESAWWVAADHGDAAAALGAVRADPRLGTAVDVPRMRARLAADPLRQGARGALTLCLVLAPAFAVVGFTLHAALSARARTREFALLRALGVRRGQLAAYLWTEHLALAAVAAVLGTLLGTALAATIMPVVTVDDTGRPVYPGLLTAVPWARVTLTAGATTLLICAVVTVVARFLGRVDLARVLRAGEDR, from the coding sequence TTGAGCGGAAGACGCGCGCCCAGAGCCGTGCGTGGGACCGCGCACCACGGACTGGTGCTGGGGGCCGCGGGACTCGCCGTGCTGCTCGCCGCCACCGTCCTGGCCGCGCTCGCGGCACTCACCGAGAAAGCCGTGGAGGGCGGGACACAGCGGCGGCTCGCCCGCGACCCGGAGGCCGTGGTCGAGGTCTCCGGCGCGTACCGCCCGCGCGGGGCGGACGAGGTCGACGGCCTGGTACGCGCCGCCGTCGGCCGTGCCTTCGACGGCGTACCGCATCACACCTGGTCCGTCCTGCGGGTCCCGGCCGGCCGCTCCGCCGCACTCAGCCTGACGGAGGCGGACGGCCGTCGTCGCGACGACACCCTGATCACACTCGTCGCGATCCAGGAGACGCGCAGGCACGCCGAGTTGGTGTCCGGACGCTGGCCGAGGGCAGCAGCAGGGGTCGTCGAGACCGCGCTGAGCGAGGTGTTCGCGGCCGAGCTGGCGGTGCGGCCGGGCGACGAACTGCGGGTGCGGCCCGACAGCGGTCCGCAGGTGCGGATGCGGGTGGCCGGGCTCTACCGGGCGGGCGACCGCAGCCCGGCCGTCTGGGCCGCCCTGAGCCCCACCTTCGGCACCCCCGACTCCATGGTGCTGGTACCGCGTCGGGCGATCGCTGCGACGCCGGGCCTGTCCAGGGATGCCGACGCGTCGTGGCTGGGAGTGCCCGACACCGGCGGACTGCGGCTCGGCGACATCGGTCCGCTGAAACGGCGTGCCGACGCGTTCAGTGGCAGTGACACCTCGCTGTCCGTGTTCCGTGGCGCACCCGTCACCACCGAACTCGACGTCAGGTCCACCCTCGACAACGCCCTCGACGATCTGACCACGCCCATCGCCGTGGCCCGCGCGGGCCTCTACATCCCGGCCACCCTGCTCGCCGCCCTGGCCGCCGCCCTCGTGCTCACCGCACGCCAGCTCGCCGAGCACCGCCGGCCCGAACTCGCGCTGCTCGCCGCCCGCGGCGCCGGAGCCCCACGGCTGGCCTCGTCGACGGCGGCACAGTGGGCGGCCGTCGCCCTGCCGGCGGGACTGGCCGCGCCGTTCCTCGCCGGACCGCTGCTGCGCCTGCTCGACCGGGCCGGGCTGATCCCCGGCGGCGTACCCGCCACGGCGACCCTGACGGCGGGCTGGGTGGCCGCGCTCCTCGCCGTCGCGGTGCACGGCGCGGCCCTCCTGCTGCCCACCGTGCGGACGGTCCGGGACCGGCACGCGGTGCGCGGACTGCGGCTGCGCCTCGGCCGGTTCGCGGGGGCGCAGCGGCTCGGCGCCGACGTGGCACTCGCCGCCGTCGCCGTGGTCGGCTGGCTGCAACTGCGCCAGTACCGCTCGCCGGTGACCGGCGGCGGCGTCGACCCGGTGCTGATCCTCGCGCCCGTCGCGATGACCTGCGCGGCGGCGCTGCTCGTACTGCGGGCGCTGCCACTGGCCGCCAGGGTCGCCGACCCCCTCGCCCGCCGCGGCACCGGACTCGTACTGCCCCTCGGCGGCTGGCAGATCGCCCGGCGGGCCGCCCGGCACGCCGGTCCCACCCTGCTGGTGACCCTCGCGCTGGCCGTCGCCGCGCTCAGCAGCACCGCCCTCGCCGTCCTGGACCGCGGCGACCACGACCAGGCGGTCTTCCGGGTCGGCGCCGACCTGCGGATCGACCCCGGCCGACGGCTCCCCGTCGCCGAACGCCGCGCCGCGTACACCGCACTGCCCGGTGCCACCGCCGTCACCCCCGTGGTCGAGGCGAACGGCTATCTCGACCAGAGCTGGACCACCGTCACCGGCATCAACACCGCACGCGGTCCCGCACCCGCCCTGCGCCCCGATCTCGCCGACCGGCCGGTGTCCGAACTCGTCGCCCCGCTCGGCCGGAACATCCCCGCCCACGGACTGCCGCTCGACGGCCCGGCACGCGAACTCCCGCTGCGCGTACGCCTGTCCGCCGACGGGCCGGGCACCCCGGTGCCGGTCACACTGACCGTGCACTTCGTGGACGCCGACGGCCTCACCCGCGCGAGCGAGGCCGTCCTCAAGGACACCGGCGGCGCGGCCCGTACCGTGCGGCTGAGGATGCCGGTCGACGGCGACGGCGCACGGATCGTCCAGCTCGGCCTGAGCATGACCGGCGAGAAGGTACGACGCACCTACCGGCTCTCCGTCGACCGCGTGCCCGGCCTCACCCGGCCCGCCGCCTGGCACGACCTGCGCGCCGACACCCCCGACCGCAGGGTCGCCGGATGCCCGGGCGCCGCACCGCTCCGGCCGCCCAAGAGCGCTCCGGGACCCGTGCTCTGCTCCGACCGCCCGGCACCCGGCACGCTCCTGGACGCGGTGCTGCGCGGACCGGACACCGAACTCAAATACCCCACATGGAGTGTGCGGCTCGGCACGGACCGCGCCGAGGACCGTCCGGCCGTGCCCGCGCTCGCCGACCGCGTGCTGCTCTCCTCCGGCACGGCCCGCGTCGGAGACACGGTCACGATGCAGCGCGCCGGCGGTGGCAGCGCCCGCCTCAGGATCGTCGGCCCGATCGACGCCGTGCCCGGCGCCGACCGCGACCGGCCGCGCCTCCTCGTCGACTCCCGGGCCATGGCCGCCCAGTTCGTCCTCGGCGGCACCCTCCCCGCCGCCGAGTCCGCCTGGTGGGTGGCCGCCGACCACGGGGACGCGGCAGCGGCACTCGGCGCCGTCCGCGCCGATCCCCGTCTCGGCACGGCCGTCGACGTGCCGCGGATGCGGGCCCGGCTCGCCGCCGATCCACTGCGGCAAGGAGCACGCGGAGCGCTCACGTTGTGCCTGGTGCTGGCGCCGGCGTTCGCCGTCGTCGGCTTCACCCTGCACGCCGCCCTCTCGGCACGCGCCAGGACGAGGGAGTTCGCGCTGCTGCGTGCGCTGGGGGTACGGCGCGGACAGCTCGCCGCGTATCTGTGGACCGAGCACCTCGCACTGGCCGCGGTGGCGGCGGTCCTCGGCACCCTGCTCGGCACCGCGCTGGCCGCCACGATCATGCCGGTGGTCACCGTCGACGACACCGGCAGACCGGTCTACCCGGGCCTGCTCACCGCCGTGCCCTGGGCACGCGTGACCCTCACCGCGGGCGCCACGACCCTGCTGATCTGCGCGGTCGTCACCGTCGTCGCCCGGTTCCTGGGCCGGGTCGACCTGGCACGCGTGCTGCGCGCGGGGGAGGACCGGTGA